The proteins below are encoded in one region of Bacteroidota bacterium:
- a CDS encoding zinc-binding dehydrogenase, whose product MKALVLEGKDIPLQIKTLPDPLLKAGKLQIRIKAAALNHRDLWITKGQYAGIKYPLVLGSDGAGIVEKVGAAVSQEWMGKAVLINPSFNWGEDEDAQGSEFKILGLPDNGTLADLVNVPLEYVHPMPAHLSFAQAAALPLAGLTAFRALFKRARTKAGDRVLVTGIGGGVAQFALQFAHKSGCEVWVTSGSDAKIKSAIGMGAKGGVNYKTEGWAKQLKEAAGSFDVIIDGAGGAGFADLTDLAGNAGRIVIYGGTRGNLEKVSPQKIFWKQLSILGSTMGSPSDFHNMLRFVNEHEIVPVIDEVFPFEEAQQAFAKMEAGTQVGKLVVEL is encoded by the coding sequence ATGAAAGCACTTGTCCTCGAAGGCAAAGACATTCCGTTGCAAATCAAAACACTACCTGATCCATTGTTGAAGGCGGGGAAGCTGCAAATCCGCATCAAGGCGGCTGCCTTGAACCACCGCGACCTTTGGATCACCAAGGGGCAATACGCTGGCATCAAGTACCCTTTGGTACTCGGTTCAGATGGTGCCGGCATTGTCGAGAAGGTAGGTGCAGCGGTATCCCAGGAATGGATGGGGAAGGCTGTGTTGATCAATCCAAGCTTCAATTGGGGAGAAGACGAAGATGCGCAGGGCAGTGAATTCAAGATTTTAGGTTTGCCGGATAACGGAACTTTGGCCGATTTAGTCAATGTTCCTTTGGAATATGTGCATCCAATGCCTGCCCACCTTTCGTTTGCCCAAGCTGCTGCCTTGCCTTTGGCAGGTTTGACGGCTTTTCGCGCCTTGTTCAAGCGCGCACGCACGAAGGCGGGTGACCGTGTGCTTGTGACGGGCATCGGTGGGGGAGTGGCTCAGTTTGCCTTGCAATTCGCGCATAAAAGTGGTTGCGAAGTTTGGGTCACAAGCGGATCGGATGCGAAAATCAAGTCAGCCATCGGAATGGGAGCAAAGGGAGGCGTGAACTACAAGACCGAGGGTTGGGCCAAACAACTCAAGGAAGCGGCTGGAAGTTTTGACGTCATCATTGACGGCGCAGGCGGTGCTGGATTCGCCGATTTGACCGATTTGGCAGGGAATGCCGGAAGAATCGTGATTTATGGTGGCACGCGCGGCAACCTGGAAAAAGTCTCTCCCCAAAAAATTTTCTGGAAACAACTCAGCATTCTAGGATCCACGATGGGTTCGCCTTCCGATTTTCACAATATGCTCCGGTTTGTCAATGAACACGAAATTGTGCCGGTCATCGACGAGGTTTTTCCGTTTGAGGAAGCACAGCAAGCATTTGCCAAGATGGAAGCCGGAACGCAGGTAGGAAAATTGGTGGTGGAGCTGTAG
- a CDS encoding phosphoribosyltransferase produces the protein MEATKEKVKILSAGAISAMLRRMAYEIYERNFAESTILLTGIGPRGGYLADRIQRHLNEISPLQVTRADLVKVADRNELAWETPVSVETLASGTILIVDDVLYSGGTVVQALILAADLRPAKIQTAFLIDRGHHLFPVTHDYVGMEMATSLKQYITVEVDPDTERAEAFIF, from the coding sequence ATGGAAGCTACCAAGGAAAAAGTTAAAATTCTGAGCGCAGGTGCCATTTCGGCCATGCTTCGCAGAATGGCCTATGAGATTTATGAACGCAATTTTGCTGAATCCACGATCTTGCTGACGGGCATTGGTCCACGTGGAGGGTATCTGGCAGACAGAATTCAGCGGCATTTGAATGAAATATCGCCATTGCAGGTAACGCGTGCCGACTTGGTCAAAGTTGCTGATCGTAACGAACTCGCTTGGGAAACGCCGGTCAGCGTTGAAACCCTCGCGAGTGGTACGATCCTGATTGTGGACGATGTCTTGTATTCCGGTGGTACCGTCGTGCAAGCGCTTATTTTGGCTGCCGACTTGCGCCCTGCCAAGATTCAGACGGCATTTCTCATTGACCGGGGCCACCATTTGTTTCCCGTCACACACGATTATGTAGGGATGGAAATGGCGACGAGTCTCAAACAATATATCACGGTTGAAGTCGATCCCGATACAGAGCGGGCCGAAGCCTTCATTTTCTAA
- the rpoC gene encoding DNA-directed RNA polymerase subunit beta': MSATKEKKGITSDFRRVTISLASPEMILERSHGEVLKPETINYRTYKPEKDGLFCERIFGPVKDYECHCGKYKRIRYKGIICDRCGVEVTEKKVRRERMGHIALVVPVAHIWYFRTLPSKIGYLLGLTGKKLDQVIYYERYVVINPGVKAVDGMEKMDFLTEEEYLNVLESLPKDNQMLDDRDPNKFVAKMGAEALDQLLGSINLDDLSYNLRKRAADETSQQRKNDALKRLKIVEAFRSANRRIENRPEWMVIRMVPVIPPELRPLVPLEGGRFATSDLNDLYRRVIIRNNRLKRLIEIKAPEVILRNEKRMLQEAVDSLFDNTRKVNAVRSDSNRALKSLSDMLKGKQGRFRQNLLGKRVDYSGRSVIVVGPNLKLHECGLPKDMAAELFKPFVIRKLIERGIVKTVKSAKKIVDKKEPVVWDILENVLVGHPVLLNRAPTLHRLGIQAFQPKLVEGKAIQLHPLVCTGFNADFDGDQMAVHVPLSNEACLEAMVLMLASHNILHPANGKPITLPSQDMVLGIYYLTKGRPKQIGEGLVFSSFEEVVIAHNEGRLAKHAHIRIRVPKKEFATGEVHMHPITGKPETEIIETTCGRVMFNQIVPVNVPYINKVLTKKAVNAIISDIFTRCGLKRTAIFLDDLKALGFRNAFAGGLSFGLSEVLIPEEKEAFIKGAETAIAAITDDYEMGFITENERYNQVIDEWTKTNRELTKTLMLQLENDNDGFNSVYMMLDSGARGSREQIRQLGGMRGLMAKPQKSLKGSAGEIIENPILSNFKEGLSVLEYFISTHGARKGLADTALKTADAGYLTRRLVDVSQDVIITESDCGTLRGLKVEALIQSDELVEGIGERALGRVSVEEIRHPETDEVIVPANEMITETYATALDASGLESIEIRSVLTCESKNGVCIKCYGRNLATGRHVEVGEAVGVIAAQSIGEPGTQLTLRTFHVGGAANRLAADSKIVVKYAGKIEFENIRTVQRREGDDFKTIVITRSGEMRLMGPKGRVLSTHNIPYGSQLLFADGADVEKGNEVCRWDPYNAVILSEFDGVVHYDSLAKDMTFLEETEETTGHTEKVVIDSKDRTLNPAIKVCDAKGKPLRSYNLPIGSHIMVDDKEEIKAGQILVKIPRVSGKTSDITGGLPRVTELFEARNPSNPAAVSEIDGIVSLGGIKRGNREVFVTSRDGSDTRKYMIPLTKHILVQDNDLVYAGDLLSDGAVVPAEILAIKGPSAVQAYIVNEIQEVYRLQGVKINDKHIEVVVRQMMQKLLIVDAGDTIFLEKEQVSRRDFQEENDWIWDKVFIEESGDSEKLKAGQIVSSRKLREENQMLARKELKLVVARVARPAVGRPILQGITRASLGTKSWLSAASFQETTKVLSEAAITAKTDELLGLKENVIVGHLIPAGTGLREYEDVIVGDLAEFKAKHAKEKAGEARHRDVVRD; the protein is encoded by the coding sequence ATGTCCGCAACCAAGGAAAAGAAAGGGATTACCAGCGATTTTAGGAGGGTTACGATCAGCCTAGCTTCGCCGGAGATGATTTTGGAAAGATCTCATGGCGAGGTCTTGAAACCCGAAACCATCAATTACCGCACATACAAGCCCGAAAAAGACGGCCTCTTCTGCGAGCGCATCTTCGGGCCGGTCAAAGACTATGAGTGCCACTGTGGTAAATACAAACGTATTCGCTACAAAGGTATCATCTGCGACCGCTGTGGGGTGGAAGTTACTGAGAAGAAGGTGCGCCGCGAACGCATGGGGCACATTGCCTTGGTGGTTCCGGTAGCCCATATCTGGTACTTCCGCACCTTGCCAAGCAAGATCGGTTATCTGCTTGGCCTCACCGGCAAGAAACTCGACCAAGTGATCTATTATGAGCGCTATGTCGTGATCAATCCGGGTGTGAAGGCTGTTGACGGGATGGAAAAGATGGACTTCCTTACAGAGGAAGAATATCTCAATGTCCTGGAATCGCTGCCGAAGGATAACCAAATGTTGGATGACCGCGATCCAAACAAGTTCGTAGCTAAAATGGGTGCCGAGGCGCTTGATCAACTTTTGGGTTCGATCAACCTCGATGACCTCAGCTACAACTTGCGCAAGCGCGCCGCCGACGAAACCTCGCAACAACGTAAAAATGATGCGCTCAAGCGTCTCAAGATCGTTGAAGCTTTCCGCTCAGCCAACCGTCGCATCGAGAACCGTCCTGAATGGATGGTGATCCGCATGGTGCCTGTCATTCCGCCAGAATTGCGCCCCCTCGTTCCCTTGGAAGGTGGTCGTTTCGCAACTTCTGACTTGAATGACTTGTATCGCCGCGTGATTATTCGCAACAATCGTCTCAAGCGATTGATCGAAATCAAAGCTCCGGAGGTGATTTTGCGCAACGAAAAGCGCATGTTGCAGGAAGCCGTCGACTCCTTGTTTGACAACACGCGTAAAGTCAACGCTGTCCGTTCTGATTCTAACCGTGCTTTGAAATCCCTCTCAGATATGCTGAAAGGTAAGCAAGGCCGTTTCCGTCAGAACCTCCTTGGTAAAAGGGTGGACTACTCCGGTCGTTCTGTGATCGTGGTCGGTCCAAACCTCAAACTGCACGAATGCGGTTTGCCAAAGGACATGGCCGCCGAATTGTTCAAGCCGTTCGTGATCAGGAAACTGATCGAGAGAGGCATTGTCAAGACGGTGAAGAGCGCCAAAAAGATTGTGGACAAGAAAGAGCCTGTGGTATGGGACATCTTGGAAAACGTGTTGGTGGGCCACCCTGTGCTCCTCAACCGTGCTCCAACCCTTCACCGTCTGGGTATTCAGGCTTTCCAACCCAAGTTGGTAGAAGGTAAGGCCATCCAACTTCACCCGCTCGTCTGTACCGGTTTCAACGCCGACTTCGACGGTGACCAAATGGCAGTTCACGTACCGTTGAGCAACGAGGCTTGCCTCGAGGCCATGGTGCTGATGCTTGCTTCGCACAACATCCTTCACCCTGCAAACGGTAAGCCGATCACCCTTCCTTCACAGGACATGGTTTTGGGCATCTATTACCTGACAAAGGGGCGTCCAAAGCAAATTGGGGAAGGTCTTGTCTTCTCGAGCTTCGAAGAGGTCGTCATTGCCCACAACGAAGGTCGTCTTGCCAAGCACGCACACATTCGCATCCGTGTTCCTAAAAAGGAATTTGCTACCGGTGAAGTGCATATGCACCCCATCACGGGCAAGCCGGAGACTGAGATCATCGAGACCACTTGTGGCCGCGTGATGTTCAATCAGATCGTGCCGGTCAATGTTCCTTATATCAACAAAGTCCTCACCAAAAAGGCCGTTAATGCGATCATTTCCGACATCTTCACAAGATGCGGTTTGAAGCGTACCGCGATCTTCTTGGATGATTTGAAGGCGCTTGGTTTCCGCAATGCATTTGCAGGTGGCCTTTCCTTCGGTCTTTCCGAGGTCTTGATTCCCGAGGAAAAAGAAGCCTTCATCAAAGGAGCCGAAACGGCGATCGCTGCGATCACCGACGACTACGAAATGGGCTTCATTACGGAAAACGAACGTTACAATCAGGTGATTGACGAGTGGACAAAAACCAACCGTGAACTCACCAAGACGTTGATGCTCCAATTGGAAAACGACAACGACGGCTTCAACTCCGTTTACATGATGTTGGATTCCGGTGCACGTGGTTCACGTGAGCAAATTCGTCAATTGGGTGGTATGAGGGGTCTGATGGCCAAACCACAGAAGTCACTCAAGGGTTCTGCTGGCGAGATCATCGAAAACCCGATCCTCTCCAACTTCAAAGAAGGTCTCTCCGTGTTGGAGTACTTCATTTCGACCCACGGTGCACGTAAAGGTCTGGCTGATACCGCTTTGAAAACGGCTGACGCAGGTTACCTTACCCGTCGTTTGGTCGACGTCTCACAAGACGTGATCATCACGGAAAGCGATTGCGGAACGTTGCGTGGTCTCAAGGTTGAAGCCTTGATTCAAAGCGACGAACTTGTCGAGGGCATTGGCGAACGTGCTTTGGGTCGTGTTTCCGTTGAGGAAATTCGTCATCCAGAAACGGATGAAGTGATTGTCCCTGCCAATGAGATGATCACTGAGACCTATGCCACCGCCTTGGATGCATCCGGTTTGGAAAGTATTGAGATTCGCTCCGTGCTTACCTGCGAAAGCAAAAACGGTGTATGTATTAAGTGTTATGGTCGCAACCTCGCAACCGGCCGTCACGTTGAAGTTGGCGAAGCTGTCGGTGTCATTGCAGCGCAATCGATCGGTGAACCTGGAACCCAGTTGACATTGCGTACCTTCCACGTGGGTGGTGCTGCAAACCGTCTTGCTGCGGACTCCAAAATTGTCGTCAAGTACGCTGGAAAGATTGAATTTGAGAACATTCGTACCGTTCAGCGGCGCGAAGGTGACGATTTCAAGACCATCGTGATCACCCGTTCCGGTGAGATGCGTTTGATGGGTCCAAAGGGTAGGGTGCTTTCAACGCACAATATTCCTTACGGTTCACAATTGCTTTTCGCAGATGGTGCTGATGTCGAAAAAGGAAATGAAGTCTGCCGTTGGGACCCTTACAATGCTGTGATTCTCTCCGAGTTTGATGGTGTGGTTCACTACGATAGCCTTGCCAAAGACATGACCTTTTTGGAGGAGACGGAGGAAACTACTGGTCACACTGAAAAGGTGGTCATCGATTCCAAAGACCGTACCTTGAACCCGGCCATCAAAGTATGTGACGCCAAAGGCAAGCCTTTGCGTTCCTACAACTTGCCGATCGGTTCACACATCATGGTCGACGACAAAGAGGAAATCAAGGCCGGTCAAATCTTGGTGAAGATTCCAAGAGTCAGCGGCAAAACCTCTGATATCACCGGTGGTCTTCCAAGGGTAACGGAACTTTTCGAAGCACGTAACCCAAGTAACCCTGCTGCTGTCTCCGAGATCGACGGTATCGTCTCCTTGGGTGGTATCAAGCGTGGTAACCGCGAGGTGTTTGTCACGAGCCGCGATGGTTCTGACACCCGTAAATACATGATTCCGCTCACGAAGCACATCCTCGTTCAAGACAATGACCTGGTTTACGCTGGTGATTTGCTCTCCGATGGTGCTGTGGTTCCAGCCGAAATCTTGGCCATCAAAGGCCCAAGTGCGGTGCAAGCCTATATCGTGAACGAAATTCAAGAAGTGTACCGTCTCCAAGGTGTGAAGATCAACGATAAGCACATCGAGGTCGTGGTACGCCAAATGATGCAAAAACTGCTGATTGTCGATGCAGGTGATACGATCTTCCTCGAGAAGGAACAAGTCTCCCGCCGCGACTTCCAGGAGGAGAATGACTGGATCTGGGACAAAGTCTTCATCGAAGAGTCTGGTGACAGCGAGAAGCTGAAAGCTGGACAAATCGTCAGCAGCCGCAAATTGCGCGAAGAAAACCAAATGTTGGCCCGCAAGGAGCTCAAATTGGTGGTCGCTCGCGTCGCTCGCCCTGCTGTCGGCCGTCCGATCCTGCAAGGAATTACCCGCGCCTCTTTGGGTACGAAGAGCTGGCTATCAGCTGCATCGTTCCAAGAGACCACCAAGGTGCTCAGCGAAGCCGCTATCACAGCCAAGACCGACGAATTGTTGGGTCTGAAGGAAAACGTGATCGTCGGCCACTTGATCCCTGCAGGTACCGGTCTGCGCGAATACGAAGATGTCATTGTCGGCGACCTCGCAGAATTCAAGGCAAAACATGCCAAGGAAAAAGCTGGGGAAGCTCGTCATCGCGACGTGGTGCGCGACTAA